From Zavarzinella sp., one genomic window encodes:
- a CDS encoding FAD-dependent oxidoreductase, which yields MSGASIGIIGGGPGGLITAYYLQKMSSIPCNITIFEASHRLGGKILTPHFDVVPIRYEAGAAEFYDYSQFDDDPLKELIDELGLSTCPMGGPGVVLQGKLLANLDDLQTVYGISAVQAVRNFDRTARDLITPLEFYNADDPEGCIPPSGGDLQSIVGQMPLSVAQQFVTTLIHSDLATEPTKTSTEYGLQNYLMNDPAYMQLYGIVGGNEQLPQELVRRLSATFRMDTRVQEISRSQGKIRVQSSSNQNEQFDEFDYVVVALPHNYLGGLKYGERILADAMTRHIAHYHHPAHYLRITILFDRPAWRDYCSESYWMLDQFSGCCLYDESSRDASCSYGILGWLLGGDAAETHSERTDEELTSLAMQSLNQFPWANNLKKLEVRIHRWLGAVNAMPGGKTPVCQDRKHQPEPEQHPNLFLVGDYLYDSTINGVVDSAYYVAGWIAAELLQPAPQQPKQTTPTTKPRKETRTYAFRE from the coding sequence ATGTCAGGTGCGTCGATTGGCATTATCGGTGGCGGTCCAGGCGGGCTGATTACAGCCTACTATCTGCAGAAAATGTCCAGCATCCCGTGCAATATTACGATTTTTGAAGCCAGCCACCGTCTGGGTGGGAAAATTCTGACGCCACACTTTGATGTGGTGCCAATCCGCTACGAAGCGGGTGCCGCAGAGTTTTACGACTACTCCCAATTTGATGATGATCCGCTGAAGGAATTGATCGATGAATTAGGCCTCAGCACCTGCCCGATGGGTGGACCTGGTGTGGTCTTGCAGGGGAAATTGCTGGCGAATCTAGACGACTTGCAAACTGTCTACGGAATTAGTGCTGTTCAGGCAGTTCGCAACTTCGATCGCACAGCACGTGACTTGATTACACCTCTGGAGTTTTACAACGCAGACGATCCGGAAGGCTGCATCCCACCTTCCGGTGGGGATTTGCAATCAATCGTAGGACAAATGCCGCTTTCAGTGGCTCAACAGTTTGTCACTACTTTGATTCACAGCGATCTGGCAACCGAGCCCACCAAAACAAGTACGGAATACGGTCTCCAGAATTACCTGATGAACGACCCCGCCTACATGCAGCTTTATGGTATCGTCGGTGGCAATGAACAATTACCCCAGGAATTGGTGCGGCGCCTGTCTGCAACATTTCGTATGGATACCCGCGTGCAGGAGATCTCGCGTTCTCAAGGCAAAATCCGTGTGCAAAGCAGTTCTAATCAGAATGAACAATTCGATGAATTTGACTATGTGGTGGTGGCATTGCCCCACAATTATCTGGGTGGGCTGAAATATGGTGAACGTATTTTAGCGGATGCGATGACTCGCCACATAGCCCATTACCATCACCCTGCCCACTATTTACGAATTACCATTCTGTTTGATCGCCCTGCATGGCGGGATTATTGTTCCGAATCATATTGGATGCTGGATCAGTTTTCTGGTTGCTGTCTCTACGATGAATCATCCCGCGATGCCAGTTGTTCCTATGGGATTCTGGGCTGGCTGCTGGGTGGAGATGCTGCAGAAACGCACAGTGAACGGACAGACGAAGAGCTTACTTCCCTGGCAATGCAGTCACTAAATCAATTTCCGTGGGCAAACAACTTGAAGAAGTTGGAAGTTCGCATTCATCGCTGGCTGGGTGCGGTGAATGCCATGCCTGGTGGAAAAACGCCTGTGTGCCAGGATCGCAAGCACCAGCCAGAACCCGAACAGCACCCCAACCTGTTTCTGGTGGGCGATTATCTTTACGATTCCACCATCAACGGTGTGGTCGATTCTGCATACTATGTGGCTGGCTGGATAGCTGCAGAACTGCTTCAGCCAGCACCACAACAACCAAAACAAACGACACCGACCACCAAGCCAAGAAAGGAAACACGCACGTATGCCTTCCGAGAATAA
- a CDS encoding heparan-alpha-glucosaminide N-acetyltransferase domain-containing protein, with amino-acid sequence MRYPSIDILRMVAIFVMVFVHFGENLSGYYAFFAGLGAPLFAFLTGVSYHLWATGLEERGLPESEITKVSVRRGLFVFSVGIAFNVLVWLPSDTFNWDVLTLIGVGLVLLNLLRHQPLIVSFSIILMMLTLSPFLRMIVGYDQYWQNRYYDPAMTFSDTWIGFFVAGYFPLFPWLVLPIGGFITANLLFPGGFSRTTKPVALWKLLSTGGCFLLVSQSINALNHWYPTVQSVAIFGKWTMYPPTTVYLLGMLGANLILLSSMHYLIDRHPSRSGHPWLVVPKRFSQYSFTIYVFHHLVHVWPMWIYAEIKGLETTYYWSKALPLRVSLCLAVVFLVFTYFLLRALGDKRSIGVEACMRWLCDEQPHKKSSERARND; translated from the coding sequence ATGCGTTACCCATCGATCGATATTCTGCGAATGGTTGCCATCTTTGTGATGGTGTTTGTGCATTTTGGCGAAAATCTTTCTGGTTATTATGCTTTTTTTGCCGGCCTGGGTGCACCATTGTTTGCATTCTTAACGGGTGTCAGTTACCACCTGTGGGCGACGGGCCTGGAAGAGCGCGGCCTACCAGAGAGTGAAATCACCAAAGTTTCCGTCCGTCGCGGGCTGTTTGTTTTTAGTGTGGGCATCGCCTTTAATGTCCTGGTATGGTTGCCTTCCGATACATTCAACTGGGATGTCCTAACCCTGATTGGTGTGGGGTTGGTCCTGCTCAACCTGCTTCGGCACCAGCCTCTCATCGTTTCATTTTCGATCATCCTGATGATGTTAACTCTCAGCCCGTTTCTTAGAATGATTGTTGGATACGACCAGTATTGGCAGAACCGATATTACGACCCAGCGATGACTTTTTCCGATACTTGGATTGGCTTTTTTGTCGCTGGTTATTTCCCCTTGTTCCCCTGGTTGGTGCTGCCCATTGGGGGTTTCATTACTGCGAATCTGCTTTTTCCGGGTGGATTCTCACGAACTACCAAACCAGTTGCACTCTGGAAGTTGCTAAGTACTGGTGGGTGTTTCCTTTTGGTTTCACAATCAATCAATGCCCTGAATCACTGGTATCCTACGGTGCAATCTGTGGCAATTTTTGGCAAATGGACGATGTATCCTCCCACAACTGTTTATCTGCTGGGGATGCTTGGAGCCAACCTGATCCTGTTAAGCAGCATGCACTATCTGATCGATCGACATCCCAGCCGAAGCGGACATCCCTGGCTGGTAGTTCCAAAACGGTTCAGCCAGTATTCTTTTACGATTTATGTGTTTCACCACCTGGTACATGTCTGGCCTATGTGGATTTATGCAGAAATCAAAGGACTGGAAACCACCTATTACTGGTCGAAAGCGCTGCCATTACGCGTTTCATTATGTCTGGCGGTTGTTTTCCTTGTATTCACTTATTTCTTACTGCGGGCACTTGGCGACAAACGCAGCATTGGTGTGGAGGCGTGCATGCGTTGGTTATGCGATGAACAGCCCCATAAGAAAAGTAGTGAACGCGCTCGAAACGACTGA
- a CDS encoding TIGR03067 domain-containing protein, with the protein MRFLIIFSFIGFLSELPAVLAADDVPTRNALTGVWVGYAIEGKGEKPDQGPVKIKLTITKDQIAGVQLDGEKMIDQGSGTYTLDLSKPVHVMDATHSQRKNNTWQGIFVLEGDTLKWCVGRRERPTEFETKKGAFYLILKREQTGKEESKKPK; encoded by the coding sequence ATGCGATTTCTCATCATTTTCTCATTTATTGGATTCTTGAGTGAATTACCCGCCGTGCTGGCAGCAGACGATGTGCCAACACGCAACGCACTTACTGGCGTGTGGGTGGGCTATGCCATAGAGGGCAAAGGTGAAAAACCAGATCAGGGACCGGTCAAAATAAAACTCACCATTACCAAAGATCAAATTGCAGGTGTGCAATTGGATGGCGAAAAAATGATCGATCAGGGAAGTGGAACCTACACGCTGGATCTGAGCAAGCCAGTGCATGTGATGGATGCCACCCACTCCCAACGGAAAAATAATACCTGGCAAGGTATTTTTGTGCTGGAAGGTGACACGCTGAAGTGGTGCGTCGGCAGGAGGGAACGCCCCACCGAATTTGAAACGAAAAAGGGTGCGTTCTATCTGATTCTGAAAAGAGAACAAACAGGAAAAGAAGAATCGAAAAAACCGAAGTGA
- a CDS encoding flavin reductase family protein gives MHIDIEKSEVLDVYHTLVGIVAPRPIAWVTTLSPTGIVNLAPFSFFNVFGANPPIVVFSPTLRRDGTKKDTLKNIEEYEEFVIHAATLPLADKVNLSSTELPENESELTITELHTIPSHKVRVPRLASAVASMECRLQQIIPCGTGPIAANLVIGEVLMIHVADEVLDVNGRPEPHLMQLVGRMGGEYWSKTTDLFEMKRP, from the coding sequence ATGCATATCGATATCGAAAAATCGGAAGTTCTGGATGTCTACCATACATTGGTGGGGATTGTCGCCCCGCGACCAATCGCCTGGGTAACAACGTTATCACCGACGGGTATTGTCAATCTGGCACCGTTCAGTTTCTTTAACGTGTTCGGTGCGAACCCACCTATTGTTGTATTTTCTCCCACTTTACGGCGGGATGGGACAAAGAAAGACACTCTAAAGAACATTGAAGAATATGAGGAGTTTGTCATCCACGCTGCCACATTGCCCCTGGCAGACAAAGTGAATCTGTCTTCCACCGAATTACCAGAAAATGAGAGCGAATTAACGATTACCGAGTTACACACCATCCCCAGCCATAAAGTGCGGGTGCCTCGTCTGGCGTCTGCCGTGGCCAGTATGGAATGTCGCCTGCAACAGATCATTCCGTGTGGCACCGGCCCCATTGCTGCTAATCTGGTGATTGGCGAGGTGTTGATGATTCACGTGGCAGATGAAGTGCTGGATGTGAATGGTCGACCCGAGCCCCACCTGATGCAACTTGTAGGTCGTATGGGTGGTGAATATTGGTCGAAAACGACCGATCTTTTCGAAATGAAACGTCCGTAA
- a CDS encoding FAD-dependent oxidoreductase, whose amino-acid sequence MNSLSHLIPGFLLLVCLSQSAMGKDEDANKQPPLVIQADVIVYGSTPGGFCAAIAAAREGAKVVLLEPTSHIGAMSTGGLSHCDSNQMVRSTVMGLFHEWHTRIVKDYTDRGLPAPYQPEVKNQAKWTFEPHVALRVTQQMLKEAGVTVLTEQYLKDVKKEGSRITELNTTKGRFVAKAYVDGTYEGDLMAAAGVDWVIGREGRKEFSESLAGKQYPKQKMTISGVDALGKPLPLITTMDAGDEEAGDNNIMTYSFRLCLTSEPNNRVPMPKPANYDPTRFEVVRRAFKAGVKQIGYDLYPLPGRKVDGNNSIGGQFSIGLIGGGVDWHRASQEDRQKIWEAHKQYTLEFHHFLITDPAVPKNIQAKFANLGLCKDEFADFDHFSPALYVRESRRMRGMHVISQKDILESPKKDDPIAISSFPIDSHDCQRIALKDGGVINEGTIFPVRQKNTAHGYAYHVPYRAILPKQQQCENLLVPVALSCTHVGISSLRIEGTWMIIGQSAGIAAAQAAKQNLPVQKLDYAKLRERILAQKQVLDLPTVVEQLPPQTGISPKSLPGIILDDSMASLTGNWTRSTTFQPHIGLDYLFTGEADSDAIGDGKTTARLRFTAPKAGNYQLLMAYSAHPSRAKNVPLAVTNGTYSKKFVIDQTKPLPRGAYFAPLGTITLTADAETIITISNQDTSGFVILDALQLVPETK is encoded by the coding sequence ATGAATTCTCTCTCCCATTTGATTCCTGGATTCCTTCTGCTTGTTTGCTTGTCCCAAAGTGCGATGGGCAAAGACGAAGATGCGAACAAACAGCCCCCACTTGTCATTCAGGCCGATGTGATTGTCTATGGATCAACACCTGGGGGTTTCTGTGCGGCGATTGCTGCCGCACGTGAAGGTGCGAAGGTGGTGCTGTTGGAACCCACTTCCCATATCGGTGCGATGAGCACTGGCGGCCTGAGCCACTGCGATTCCAACCAGATGGTGCGTAGCACCGTGATGGGGTTGTTTCACGAATGGCACACCAGAATTGTGAAGGACTATACTGATCGTGGACTGCCCGCACCCTATCAGCCGGAGGTGAAAAATCAGGCGAAGTGGACGTTCGAGCCCCACGTGGCGTTGCGTGTTACCCAGCAAATGCTGAAAGAAGCGGGTGTGACCGTATTGACGGAGCAATATCTGAAAGACGTCAAAAAAGAGGGTTCTCGCATCACGGAGCTGAACACAACAAAAGGCCGATTTGTTGCAAAAGCTTATGTTGATGGCACTTACGAAGGCGACCTGATGGCAGCGGCGGGTGTTGATTGGGTGATTGGTCGGGAAGGCCGCAAGGAATTCAGTGAATCACTTGCAGGGAAGCAGTACCCCAAGCAGAAAATGACCATTTCCGGTGTCGATGCGTTGGGAAAACCACTCCCACTGATTACGACAATGGATGCAGGCGACGAAGAAGCTGGGGACAACAACATCATGACCTACAGCTTTCGGCTGTGCCTGACAAGCGAACCGAATAATCGGGTGCCAATGCCCAAACCTGCTAATTACGACCCCACCCGCTTTGAAGTGGTGCGGCGGGCCTTCAAAGCAGGTGTCAAACAGATTGGCTACGATCTCTACCCACTGCCGGGCAGGAAGGTGGATGGCAACAACTCCATCGGTGGGCAATTTTCGATCGGGCTGATCGGAGGCGGGGTCGATTGGCACCGTGCCAGCCAGGAAGATCGCCAGAAGATTTGGGAGGCACACAAGCAGTATACATTAGAATTTCATCATTTTCTCATCACTGATCCCGCCGTGCCGAAGAATATTCAAGCAAAGTTTGCTAATCTGGGTCTCTGTAAGGACGAATTTGCTGATTTCGATCACTTTTCGCCCGCACTCTACGTGCGTGAATCCCGACGGATGCGTGGAATGCATGTGATCAGTCAGAAAGATATTCTGGAATCTCCAAAGAAAGACGATCCGATTGCGATTTCGTCTTTCCCGATCGATTCCCACGATTGCCAGCGGATTGCCCTGAAAGATGGCGGGGTAATCAACGAAGGCACCATTTTCCCCGTGCGGCAAAAAAATACCGCCCACGGTTATGCCTACCATGTGCCGTATCGTGCCATTCTGCCGAAACAACAGCAGTGCGAAAATCTACTGGTGCCCGTTGCGTTATCCTGCACCCACGTGGGGATTTCTTCGTTACGAATTGAAGGCACCTGGATGATCATCGGCCAGAGTGCAGGTATTGCCGCAGCACAGGCAGCCAAACAGAATCTGCCCGTGCAAAAACTGGATTACGCGAAACTGCGGGAACGGATTCTGGCACAGAAACAGGTGCTGGACCTGCCCACGGTGGTGGAGCAACTCCCACCGCAAACAGGGATTTCTCCGAAGTCATTACCGGGCATCATTCTTGATGATTCCATGGCCAGTTTGACTGGAAACTGGACACGATCCACCACGTTTCAACCACACATTGGTTTGGACTACCTGTTTACGGGTGAGGCTGATTCCGATGCGATCGGGGATGGGAAAACCACCGCGAGATTACGATTTACGGCACCAAAGGCAGGGAATTATCAGCTATTGATGGCCTATTCTGCCCATCCGAGCCGTGCAAAAAATGTCCCACTGGCGGTGACGAATGGGACCTACAGTAAAAAGTTTGTCATCGATCAGACCAAACCACTCCCACGGGGGGCATATTTTGCCCCACTCGGCACGATCACACTGACCGCAGATGCGGAAACAATAATTACGATCAGCAATCAAGATACTTCAGGATTTGTGATTCTCGATGCACTGCAATTGGTGCCTGAAACAAAGTAA
- a CDS encoding UDP-glucuronic acid decarboxylase family protein, which produces MRTLITGGGGFIGSHLCERFLAEGHHVVCVDNFITGSLSNLDPFRENPRFEFIGHNISFPLKISGPIDNVLHFASPASPVDYLNYPIQTLKVGSLGTHVTLGIAKEKGARYLLASTSEVYGDPIEHPQKESYWGNVNPIGVRGVYDEAKRFAEAMTMAYHRTHNVNTHIIRIFNTYGPRMRLDDGRVLPNFMGQALRGEPLTIYGDGSQTRSFCYVTDLVEGIYRLLQTDYHLPVNLGNPAEITILEFAQEILKLSGSSSGIEYKELPQDDPKVRKPDISRAKELLGWEPKIDRSEGLSRTLDYFRNKVAAPNG; this is translated from the coding sequence GTGCGTACTTTGATTACCGGTGGGGGTGGCTTTATTGGCTCGCATCTGTGCGAGCGGTTTCTGGCAGAAGGCCACCATGTGGTGTGCGTCGATAATTTTATCACCGGTAGTTTGTCGAATCTGGATCCATTTCGGGAGAATCCCCGCTTTGAGTTCATTGGGCACAATATTTCGTTCCCACTGAAAATTTCAGGTCCGATCGATAATGTGCTGCACTTTGCCAGCCCCGCCAGTCCGGTCGATTATCTGAATTACCCAATCCAGACATTAAAAGTGGGCTCGCTGGGCACACACGTGACGCTGGGCATTGCCAAAGAAAAAGGGGCCAGGTACCTGTTAGCCAGCACCAGTGAAGTCTATGGCGACCCGATTGAGCACCCACAAAAGGAGTCTTACTGGGGCAACGTCAACCCAATCGGTGTGCGTGGGGTCTACGATGAAGCCAAACGATTTGCGGAAGCGATGACGATGGCCTACCACCGCACGCACAATGTAAACACACACATTATTAGAATTTTTAATACTTACGGCCCACGAATGCGGCTGGATGATGGCCGGGTGCTGCCCAACTTCATGGGTCAGGCACTGCGTGGGGAACCACTGACGATTTATGGAGATGGCTCTCAGACCCGCAGTTTTTGTTACGTAACTGATTTGGTGGAAGGGATTTACCGCCTGTTACAGACCGATTATCATCTGCCAGTCAACCTGGGGAATCCGGCCGAAATTACCATCCTGGAGTTTGCACAGGAGATTCTGAAGCTATCCGGCAGCAGCAGTGGAATTGAATACAAAGAATTGCCACAGGATGATCCCAAGGTGCGTAAGCCCGATATCAGCCGGGCAAAAGAATTGCTCGGCTGGGAACCGAAAATCGATCGATCGGAAGGTTTGTCTCGCACGCTCGATTACTTCCGCAATAAAGTGGCGGCACCAAATGGATAA
- a CDS encoding SMI1/KNR4 family protein — translation MRFTNLDRKLTDAEISSVEIELGIRFPKSLRELFANYNGGSPDPYVIQVEGLHTVVNETLPLLSSKDFGTAVDSYKLLVQKRRIVEKKYFPFAVDAGGDYFFVDCFSTDSQVYFYDSDTDSVQDRLLKLGMTLQEFWNRLKSED, via the coding sequence GTGCGATTTACAAATTTAGACAGGAAACTGACCGACGCTGAAATTTCTAGTGTCGAGATCGAGCTAGGCATTCGGTTTCCAAAATCTCTAAGAGAATTGTTTGCTAACTACAATGGAGGTTCTCCCGATCCGTATGTAATTCAAGTAGAAGGGCTACATACTGTTGTCAATGAGACATTACCATTGCTGTCTTCCAAAGACTTTGGCACAGCCGTTGATTCCTACAAGCTGCTAGTACAAAAACGTCGAATTGTAGAAAAAAAGTACTTCCCCTTTGCAGTTGATGCCGGTGGTGACTACTTTTTTGTTGATTGTTTTTCTACTGATTCACAAGTATATTTTTATGATTCTGATACGGATTCAGTTCAGGATCGATTACTCAAATTAGGAATGACGCTGCAGGAATTCTGGAATCGACTCAAGTCAGAAGATTAA
- a CDS encoding class I SAM-dependent methyltransferase: protein MNLASWLISVLMFWSPVAEPKLDVHYVPTPPEIVTAMLKLAEMGKNDTLYDLGCGDGRFVITALKDFHIQRAVGIDLDPKWAKIAREKCQAAKLGERARIVEGDILKWKSYREATVVTLYLLPEVNTKLKRELKPGSRVVSHEFPVGDWHPERYEFIKDNTGKEHLVYLYVVPEAGPMPREQPRVPYVPTPQPVVEQMLKMAKVQSTDRVVDLGCGDGRIVVTAVKQFGAKSGVGYDIDPERIRESQANAKKQGVADRCQFVQQDILKLKTLNQPTVVTLYLFPELNEKLAPMLRKELAPGSRIVSYDYLMGDWEPDREIRFKDTHGDDHSIYLWVIPEAKKRP, encoded by the coding sequence ATGAATCTGGCAAGCTGGCTGATTTCCGTGCTGATGTTTTGGTCGCCTGTGGCAGAACCGAAACTGGATGTACATTACGTCCCTACCCCGCCTGAGATTGTCACCGCCATGTTAAAACTTGCCGAAATGGGCAAAAACGACACTCTCTACGATCTTGGGTGCGGCGATGGGCGATTTGTGATTACCGCATTAAAAGATTTTCATATTCAGCGTGCCGTGGGGATCGATCTGGATCCCAAATGGGCCAAAATCGCCCGCGAGAAATGTCAGGCGGCCAAACTCGGAGAACGAGCCCGCATAGTTGAAGGGGATATCCTGAAATGGAAAAGTTACCGCGAAGCCACCGTGGTAACACTGTATCTTCTTCCGGAAGTGAATACCAAGCTGAAACGCGAATTAAAACCGGGTAGCCGCGTGGTATCGCACGAATTCCCCGTGGGTGACTGGCACCCAGAACGCTACGAGTTCATTAAAGACAATACGGGCAAAGAGCATCTGGTGTATCTGTATGTGGTGCCCGAGGCTGGCCCGATGCCCCGCGAACAACCCCGCGTGCCCTACGTTCCCACCCCACAGCCGGTGGTGGAACAGATGCTGAAAATGGCCAAGGTACAGTCCACCGATAGGGTGGTCGATCTGGGCTGTGGGGATGGCCGGATTGTGGTGACCGCTGTCAAACAGTTTGGTGCCAAATCGGGCGTTGGCTACGATATTGATCCGGAACGGATTCGCGAATCGCAGGCCAATGCCAAAAAGCAGGGGGTGGCCGATCGCTGCCAATTTGTTCAACAGGACATTCTGAAACTGAAAACCCTGAATCAGCCCACGGTGGTGACTTTATACCTCTTTCCTGAGTTGAACGAAAAACTGGCACCAATGCTGCGAAAAGAGCTGGCACCCGGGAGCAGGATCGTTTCCTACGATTACCTGATGGGCGACTGGGAACCGGATCGCGAAATTCGCTT